From Anaerohalosphaeraceae bacterium, one genomic window encodes:
- a CDS encoding exosortase/archaeosortase family protein, whose amino-acid sequence MAPSSAATDYSASSPSMPSSGWRRVSIATYIQIAIVGILFYSFFYKDIHRLVVQWLDPSWSHGFLIPLFSLYLLNRRKEDVLQAPIRPSYFWGILGLTASLGLYALNIAVLKFGYGYPLLMLTSLASAVLLLGGWKLFQQVWLPIFYLYFAIPLPADIYTRISRPLRLAAAHVSTAILDLIPNLEAVSQGVTIEIEYKGVRLEPALDVAEACSGMRLLWAFLALSVLMAYLHKRPAWQKIILLVSTIPIAILCNMIRVTVTGLIYIFGDPQYAQGIYHDLLGMMMIFVAFFFYWGLAWLMENLFVEETETPASVIIRRRSSESSAEKEERL is encoded by the coding sequence ATGGCACCTTCCTCAGCCGCTACAGACTATTCTGCTTCCAGTCCCTCAATGCCTTCGAGCGGATGGCGCCGTGTTTCTATCGCTACGTACATTCAAATCGCAATTGTCGGAATTCTTTTCTATTCTTTCTTTTACAAAGACATCCATCGACTCGTTGTCCAGTGGCTTGACCCGAGCTGGTCTCATGGATTCCTGATACCTTTGTTCAGTCTTTATCTTCTAAACCGCCGCAAAGAAGATGTCCTCCAGGCCCCCATTCGACCCAGTTATTTCTGGGGCATCCTGGGACTGACGGCATCCTTAGGGCTGTATGCCTTGAACATTGCCGTGCTGAAATTCGGCTACGGATATCCGCTTTTGATGCTCACTTCTCTGGCTTCTGCGGTTCTTCTTTTGGGCGGCTGGAAATTATTCCAACAGGTCTGGCTGCCGATCTTTTATCTCTATTTCGCCATTCCGCTGCCGGCCGACATTTACACTCGAATCTCCAGACCGCTTCGACTGGCGGCAGCGCATGTATCCACCGCAATTTTAGACCTGATTCCGAATCTGGAAGCTGTTTCACAAGGTGTCACGATCGAAATTGAATACAAAGGGGTTCGGCTGGAGCCCGCTCTCGATGTGGCGGAAGCTTGCAGCGGGATGCGGCTCCTTTGGGCCTTCCTGGCCCTGAGTGTTCTGATGGCTTATCTGCATAAACGTCCGGCCTGGCAGAAAATCATCCTCCTGGTCAGTACAATCCCGATTGCCATCCTCTGTAATATGATTCGGGTCACGGTAACAGGCCTCATTTACATCTTCGGCGACCCCCAATATGCCCAGGGTATCTATCATGATCTGCTCGGGATGATGATGATTTTTGTGGCCTTCTTTTTTTACTGGGGTCTGGCCTGGCTGATGGAAAATCTGTTCGTGGAAGAAACCGAAACCCCCGCATCAGTCATTATCCGCAGGCGGAGTTCAGAGTCCTCTGCTGAAAAGGAGGAGCGGTTATGA